The Flavobacteriales bacterium genomic sequence CTGCGCGGACCGTTTCTTTTTCACCCTGCTTGTCGCCGACCTCCATTCGTTCAGAATAATCACCCATTGAATATGCCATGACAACACGTTGGATGTCTTTGAATTCCTTTTGGGTAATGGTAAGTGGGGTCATTGTTGTTGGTAGGTTTTAAGCCATTTGATTGCCTCGCTTTCCTTGGTGAAAAGGCGCACAGGGAAGGGCGCTTTGATCACATTCACCTTCACAAAAAAGTTGGCCATGAAGTTGGTAAGTGGAGTATCGGTAAGGAGTGCTGCCGTCAGCAACCCGCGACTACCATCTCTGGAAGAAAGGTAATCCCTGGCGGCCTTATCCATGCTTTTTAGCTGGCGCCCGTCAATCAATACAGGCACTTGTTTGTCGCGCGTATATTCCAGTCGTTGTTCGACACATAGTTTAGCCCGCTCCAGGGTAATATTGATATCCGGAACATAACGGGCGTACAAAATGTCACCTTTGAACTGGTATTCTATATAGCTCTCAATATCATTTTCAGTCATTTTTTTTCACCTCCTGACATGCATGGTCATAGTATTAATACGTAGCTAATCAAAGAAATACGGTATTTATTACGTAGGCCCAGCGGAAAGGTTATCAGAATTTTGAAATCAAATTTGGTCTCAATTCTAACCTATTAAACCTACCTCCGATGAGTAAGCTTGATTCATTTTTTGAAACGGTTCAGGATATTGTCAGTTACGGAGAATCCAAAGGTATTCTAAAACTTTATACCGAGAATGATTCGCTGAATGACAACATGCTAATTTTAAACGGTCGCCGAGTGGCAGATTTTGGCTCATGCAGTTACCTGGGGTTGCAGTTTGATTCCCGAATCAAAAAAGCATCCATTCAGGCCGTGGAACAATACGGTACGCAATTTTCCGCATCACGTGTTTACGTGTCAAGTCGCCATTATTTGGAATTGGAAAGCAAATTGGAAACTGTATTCGGTTATCCGACCCTTGTAGGTCAAACAACTACATTGTGCCATATCGCAGCCATACCAGTGCTTTTCAGCGATTCGGATGCGGTTATTCTTGACCATCAGGTGCACAACAGCGTGCAGAATGCGGTGAACCTTCTCAAGTTTCGAAAGGTTCATGTTGAAATGATCCGGCACAACCGCATGGATTTGCTGGAAGACATGGTGAAAGGACTTCGGTCCAAGTTCAAAAGGATCTGGTATATGGCCGATGGCATTTACTCCATGTACGGGGATGAAAGTCCGGTTGATGCCATATATGCCTTGATGGATAAGTACCCTGAATTGCACTACTACGTAGATGATGCGCACGGGATGAGTTGCTTTGGAGAACACGGAAGGGGAAGCGTTTTGAACCAGCGTCCGTTGCATCCAAAGTGTATTCTCGTTACTTCTTTTGCCAAGGCATTCCCTACCGGGGGTGCTGCACTGGTGTTCCCGGATCGCAGCATGTTGCAAAAAGTTAGAAACTCGGGTGGTCCGTTCCTGTCATCGGGCCCACTTCAACCCGCACAACTTGGAGCCGCCATTGCATGTGCGGATATTCACCTGTCTGACGAGATTTATCAGCTGCAGAAAGAACTGCAGGAGAAGATATCCTTCACGAACAAGATGCTCACCAAATACCAGATGCCAAGTGTGAGCGAAAACAGATCACCTATTTTCTTTGTTGGTGTGGGTTTGCCTAAAATGGGAAATGCGATGATCAGACGATTGCTTGATGAGGGGTATTACACCAACCTGGGTGTTTTTCCTACGGTGCCCATGAAAAATACCGGAGTCAGGTTTACCATTACCCGCCTGAATACCGAAGAACAGATTGAAGGAATGATCAGCGCCATGGCTAAACATTACCCGCTGGCATTGGAGGAAACAGGTTTTGAAATGCAGAAAGTTTATCGGGCATTCAGGATGGAACCTCCCCGAGACAGCGTGATTGAAAAGAAACAGACAGCCGGCGGGATGGAGAAAGATGGATTGCAGGTGCAAAAGTTTACCAGCATAAGGGACATTGACCGAACAGAATGGGATCAATACCTGGGTGGTCGTGGAAGTTTTGATTGGAAAGGGTTGCAGCTTCTGGAGAACTCATTTTCCAACAATGAGGGCAGGGGGCAGACCTGGGATTTCGACTATCTCATCATCAAGGATGAAACAGGTAAGGTTGTGCTGGCTACATTCTTTACCACCACATTGGCAAAGGATGATATGCTGGCCTCTTCTTCCGTTTCAGAAGACGTAGAGAAGAAAAGGAAAACGGATCATGATTTTCTTGTTTCCAAATTAACCACCATGGGATCGTTGCTCACCGAAGGGAACCATATGTACCTGGATGAGAAGCACCCGCAGAAAAAGGTGGTAATGGAATTGTTTTTTCGTGAATTGGCCCATATTCAGGAAGCACGCAAGGCATCGCTTGTGCATGTGAGGGATATGGTTTCTACTACAGAACTGGATCACTTGTTTGCCGATCACGGGTTCTTTAAGATGCAGATGCCGAGCAACTTTATCCTGGATCAACTGGAGTGGAAAGGAGAGGCGGATTTCGTGGATCGCTTAAGCAAGAAGGGGCGTTACAACCTGAGGCATGATGTGATCAAGAAGTCAAAACATTTTACGGTTCGCATACCCGTTGTGATTTCGGGTGATCAAATTCGTAACTGGTATCATCTGTACAAACAGGTGAAGAACCGGAGCCTTGAAATCAACACATTCGATTTGCCCTTCAGGTTATTTGAAAACTTTGCCATTCATCAGGAATGGGACAAATTGGAGCTTTGTCTGGAAGGTAGTGACAAAGCCTCGGCGGTGGTTTTTAGTCACAAAGGTCGTCGCGTATATAGTCCGGTGGTGATTGGTATGGATTACGCTGTTGATCCAAACCTATACCTATATCGTCAGATGTTGTATCAGGTTATTAAAAGAGCAGGTGAGTTGGGGATGCAACAAGTGCGGTTTGGCTTTACGGCGGATATTGAAAAAAGAAAATTAGGGGCGCAGGCCTGGCAACCTGTTGCTTATGTGAATGCCATAGATAATTATAACCTGGAAGCGTTGGGGAGTCTTGCGCTTCCGCAAAAGAATCATTAACATGGTAACTTATTCTGAAACTTCTTACTCTACGGATTCCTTGATCGAATCGGAAATGGATGCTAGCAAACCGTGTCGCGTGTTGTTGGTAGATGATCATGATATCATGCGTCAGGGATTGCGCATGCTATTGGAAAAAGCAAGTCATGTTACCATTTCCGGGGAGGCACGAAATGGGGCCGAAGCTGTTGAGCTTGCTTTGCAGTTACCCCATGATCTGGTGGTAATGGATTTTCAGATGCCTGAAATGGATGGTGTTCAAGCCTGTCAGAAAATCATGGAAGCCAATTCAGCTGATCGGGTGCTTATCATTTCCGCACATAAAGAAGAAATGCTTGTGCGTAGAATTCTGGCATCCGGCGCCAAAGGCTTCATCAGTAAAGATTCAGACCTTCATGAGTTCCTGGCGGCCATTCAATGCATCATGTCCGGCAAGATTTACCTGAGTCAGAATTTTGCCCAGTTGGAGGGGCCAATCAAAGCGGACCTCAACAGGCGTGTATCCAGGCGCAAAAAAATAAGTGTTGATCTTTCGGAAAGGGAAGTGCAGATCGTTCAGTTGATTTCAGATGGCCTTACATCCCAGGAAATTGGCGAGCATTTCGGACTCAGTCCGCGAACAGTGGAAGCTCATCGAAGGAATGTGATGAAAAAGCTGGGATTGAATTCAACGGCTGAAATTGTGAAATTCTGCATGAAACTCGGCTATGTACATTAATGGCGATGCCATTCAACATGATTCACTTACGAATATTTCCCTAGCAACTGCAATGGGTTAGGCGCGTATTATTTCGTGTGCTGTTCCGTCAACCATCACCAATCCGACTCACATGGAAAACCCCGCATATACGCATTCTGCCGCGCAACTGCCGGTAGGCCTGGGAAAGCTTTTTGAACATAATGTTTTTCATCTTCAGGTGGGCACCAACGGAGAGGTTGTCCACCTGAATTCATTTGCCAGGGATCTGCTGGGGCAGCATGAACCGGGTCAGGATTTGAGTTGGGATGATCTGATGATTGAAGGTAACCCAACGGTTGCCTGGGGAATGCTTGCAAAAGCCATTCAACGGGGTGAGCTCACATCGCGCATTGTGGCCTTCAGGCATCGCCTGGGTAAGCTGGTTTACATGTTTCTCAATTTTGAAAAAGCGGGAGATGTTGTTCATGTCCTGGGATGGGATGTAACAGCTCAGGTACAACTAACGGAAGTGTGCAAGCGGCAGCAGGAAGAATTGAGTTGGTTGACCAAGGCGGGAGATATGTATTTTCTGCAACTGAGCAGCATAGGAAAGATTCTGTATGTGAATCGTACTCCTGCAGGGCTAAAAATGGAAGAAGTACTGGGGAGAAGTTTGCTTGATTTCTTTTCACCCAGGTTGCACCAACATATTGCAGGTGTCTTGAGCGAAGTTCAACTAAAAGGTAAACCCGGTTATTTTGAAGGGAAAGCTGTTGGTGATAACAATCAATTGTATTGGTACGGTATCCATTTGTACCCGTTGGAAAAAGACATTGAAGGCAATGACCGCATATTGGCGGTTGCAAGGAACATCAATGCCGATAGGGATGCTGAGCGAAAACTGGCCACGGAAGAACGTAAGTCCCGGGAGTTGCAGGCCCAACTGCTGAGTTCACAGATCAACCCTCACTTTATTTTCAATGCAATGAATGCCATTCAGGCGTTTATTCTTGAACAATCAGTAGAAACCGCGTTGGATTATGTTTCCGATTTTTCCAAGCTGATCCGGTCGGTATTGCAGAATTCCAATCACCCCATGATCTCACTTGGAGATGAAGTGGAGTTTCTTGTGGATTATCTGGAACTCGAAAAACGTCGGTTCAAGAGTAGGTTCGACTACCAGGTTATGCTGGAGTCAGGTTTGGATGTCAATTTGGAGATCATCCCGCCTATGCTCATCCAGCCGTTTGTTGAAAATGCCGTTGTGCATGGTGTGGGGCGTTTGAAGAAGCGAAGTGATGGATTGATAACCATTCGCTTTCGCCAGGAAAAAGGATTTCTGGTGTGTCAGGTGCAGGATAACGGATCAGGTTGGGATGCCTCCGGCACGCAAATCCCTTCAGGTCGCGGTAAGTTTCATGAGTCTTTGGGGCATCGCATCACCTCTACACGTATACAATTGCTGAATCGCGGGCGCAAAAGAAAATACGGTTTACATATTTCGGAGGTGAAGGGAGTTGACGGGAAATCCCGGGGTACTTTGGTAGAGCTCAGGTTTCCTGTATAGGAGAGGATCAGATTATTGAGACTTTTCCAATAAATCCCACAATGACTTTTTCTTTCGCGTGGCGACCTCTATCTGATCGCCATTGTCCATTTCAATATATCCACCTTCTTTCTTAATGTACCGACTGACATGATTCAAATTGACCATGTAGGATTTGTGTGCACGAAAGAAACCGGCCCCTTCCAGTACATCCTCATATTCTTTCATGGGCTTTGAAGCCATCATTTTCTTTCCTGAGGTAAAAATAAACTCACAGTATGAACGGTCTGCCTGGCAATACAGGATCTCGTCGAGGTTGGCGAATGTGATTCCGTCTTTGGTACTGATAGCAATTTTGCCTGCAGGCAGAATGTGTCCCTGACGCGGATTGTTCATGATCTCGAACTGACGGTCGCGGGTTAAGCCCGATGTTTTTCTTCCAATACGTTTGGAGGCCCTTGCAATTGCTGCTTTGAGTTCAGCAACCTTAATGGGTTTCAGCAGGTAGTCGGATGCATTCATCCGGATGGCCTTAATGGCATAATCGGCATGAGCGGTAATAAAGATGGTCTCAAAATCAGGTTCTGGAAAAGCTTCGAGGACCGAGAAACCGGAGTCGTCCAGAATTTCAACATCCAGGAAAACGATATCCGGAGTCATCTGGGAAATAGCGAGGATGGCATCATTGACACTGCTGGCCATTCCTGCGACTTTTATTTCCGGGCAATAGGTGTGTATGAGGTTGCTGAGGAATTCCCTGTTCAGCTCTTCGTCATCTACAATAATGGCCTTGATCATCTAAAGGTGGGTAATAATTATTCGGTGGATGCCACTTGTTCCTGTCCTTCAAACCGCAACGGGTCAGAAAGTATGGCCGTTTTTCCCTGGCGAACATAATGGATACGATACCAATACGTGTTTTGCACTGGGGCCTGCTCCTGGAAGCTATAATTCAGCGGAATGTCTGAGTTGTAACACTGCTTCAGCTGCATCACATGAAAAATGAGACTGTCACTAGAGCGTTCCAGCATCAAGAGGCCTTCTTCAAGCCCCGGCTCCATAGCACATCGGATGTATACCGTTCCATGAAATTCAGCTGCTGTGAAAGTAAGCAGTTTGAAATCATTGGAATCCTTTGCATAGGCTTCCTGCCACTTTACGGCTTTTGGCCCTCCACCAATTTGCGCATGAAGGGAAAGCGAACTTGCCAACCCCATCACAACTGCCCAAATGATCCTCTTTTTTTTCATGGTGCTATTGTTATCGGTTCGACATTGTGATTAACATTGAACTTGATTGTTGCTCCTGTCTGACCTGGAGGATGTAGAGTCCTCCTGGGATGGCGTCCAGCGTTATGGTGCCGTCATTCATGATGTGTACCGTTTTGATAATGCTTCCTGTCATACTGCAGAGAAAAAGTTCTGCCGGTACGTCTGGGGTTAGGTTGGAAACAAAAACGGTTCGGTTTCGGTTGTTGAATTTGATGTGAGGATGGTGTTTTTCCTTTCCGCTGGATGCACCATTTCCAGGCCATATGGTTAATTCCTGGCTTGTTACCTGACTGCAAAATCCGTTGGAGGCGGTCAGTGTAACGGCATAAGTCCCTGGGTCATTGAATGCGTGATACGGGTTGTTATCAGTGGAAGTGCTTCCATCTGAAAAATCCCATTGAACCGATACCGCCTGAAAAGATAAGTCTTCGAAATGTACCAAAGTGCCCACTTTTGGTTGCCCGTTTCCGTCAATCGACCAACTGAATTCTGAGATTGGACGAGCCGGACCTTCAAATGTAAGTGTTTCAGATTTAATTTCATCACCGTTCATAGTAGCAGTGATTTCATAGCTTCCGAGGGGGATGTTGCTTATGGTGGCTGTGCCGGTATTCTCAATGATTTTGGAAAGAAAGGGGAAGCCGTTTTGGTTAATCTCAATCGTTACAGGTGCCAGGTTCGTGTTTACTTCGAGTGAGCCATCATGATCGCAGTCACCAGGTATTGGAGTGAGTACAATGGTGGGGGGAGTGGAAGGTTGGTTGATGATAAGTTTGAATCTGTTAAAGCCCGCATCCTTTTCCATGTGATAGGAACTAGCATTGTTGATGTCCACAATAGAGTGGGTTGATACATCTTCAATGGTGATCTGTGTTCCCGGTTCAAAGGCACCCAGGATTTCCCAGCTCAGATCCAATACCCCCGCCTTTTGCACCTGCAAAGTGAAGTATCCTTCAAATGTTCCGGCAAATAAAGGAAGGGCATTGATTGAAAGAGGTACGCTGTCGGAAGTATGACTAAACAGGAAGGGGACTTCTTTGTTGCTGCTGAAAAGTTTTAATGCATCATAGGCGTTGTCGAAAGTTGTCGTAGCATCAGGTAAGAACCGAATTACTGTTTCGTCGCTATAATTTTCCTGATCCACATGAAAACGGATTACTTCCGAAAGATTGGCAAATGAGGAGTGAGTCATTCCCAAAACAAGCAGGAGAGTTGTGCTTGTCGCTTTCCAAAATCTATTTGCAATTGAACGATTCATATCAAACACCCTTTTGTTTCTTTTTAGTGACACACGAACGCAAAAGTTTGGATAAGTTTCCCACCGTATAGCAAGACCCAGTTTACGTGCATATTTTCGCCCCAACGAATCTTTGTAACATATTGAAAAATAAGTAATTAAGTTTATTTGCCTAGGTGTTATTTCGGTGTATTGTGCGGGTGTAAAATTTCAAGCTGATCTTTATGCAGGGAGAAATAATACATTTGTAAACATGGATATGCCAGCTATTTCATTTGTAGTTCCCCTGTATAATGAAGCAGAGATTTTTCCACAGCTCGTGGAAAGGTTAAAGGGCGCGGTTGATGAAACGGTTTCCGTTGAGTTTTTGCTGGTTGATGATGGATCCTCAGACGGAACTGCGGACCACATCCGTACCGTTTGTCTTTCCGATCCTGCGTTCCATGGGGTGTTCCTTTCCAGAAACTATGGTCATCAGATAGCTATTTCGGCGGGTATTCATGAAGCCCGCGGAACAGAAGCATTGTTTATTCTGGATGGAGATTTGCAGGACCCTCCGGAGTTGTTTGGCGCCTTCTACGCCAAGCTGAAGGAAGGTTATGATGTGGTGTATGCCGTTAGAGAGAAGCGAAAAGAAGGGTGGATGAAACGCATGTTTTACTCCGCATTTTATCGAATCATGCGCAACCTGTCCTACGTACGAATGCCCTTGGATAGCGGTGATTTTTCTCTTATCACCAGAAGGGTTGCCGACGTGCTCAAACAAATGCCTGAAGAAAGCCGATTTGTAAGAGGAATGAGGTCCTGGGTCGGTTTCAGGCAAACAGGGTTACCATATGAACGCGATTACAGACAGGGAGGGCAACCTAAGTATGGGTGGATGCAATTGTTTCGCCTGGCCTATAATGGGATATTTAATTTCAGCACCCTGCCGATCCGTTTTATTACTCGCCTTGGGGTACTTTCTATCCTCATTTCTTTGATTTATGTTGCTGTTACCATTTATAGAAAGCTGGTTTTTCATGACGTGCCATCCGGCTTTACCGCTTTGCTGATGGCTGTGGCATTGTTTGGGGGCGTGCAATTGGTTTCGTTGGGAATCATCGGGGAGTATGTGCTGCGCATCTTTTTCCAGGTGAAAGGCCGGCCATTATTTTTGGTGAAAGAGCGAATTGTCGAGCAAAAAAGTGAAAACCCTGCCACGCATTGAATATATATCCAGGGCCGTGGACGTTGCCATGGACAACGCCTGGTTCGAAGTGAATCAAACAGGTCATTTCTGGATGAAATGGCGATTTCGTGTTTTTTGGAATCACTTTGGCAAAAGATTGAAATCAACAGATACGCTTTTGGAGATTGGGTGCGGTAATGCCAGGTTCAGGCAACAGGTGGAGGCACGCGGTTTGACAGTTGACGGTTGTGATCTAAATGAGCAAGGCTTGAAAATGGCGGAGGATGGTCGTGGTAAATTGTTCCTGTATGATATACATGATCTGGATAAACGATTGACTGGAAAGTATGATGTGGTTATGTTGATGGATGTATTGGAGCACATAGAAGATGATGTGTCCTTCCTTAGGTCTGCTGCTGCGCATGTGAAACACAACGGATACCTGGTGATTAATGTACCTGCCAATCCCAAACTCTTCAGTGCCTATGATCGTGCACAAGGGCATTACAGGAGATATAAGAAACACGACCTGGATGCACTCATATCAGGAGCGGGTCTGAGATCCGTGGAGGTGTTTTACTGGGGACTGATATTGGTGCCTGTGCTTTGGGTGCGCAAATGGTTGCTCGGTAAAGGTGGCCATGCGGATACCCGGAGGGGATTTGAGTCGCCAAGCCGGATGATGAATGCGGCGTTTTCTTTTTTCATGAGAATTGAAACTTCATTGTTACCCAGAACCTTTACCGGCACTTCCGTGATGGCTGTGGTTCAAAATTCTGCACCTGAATGAAAGAAGGGCTGAAGCATACGACTTCTACTGGTTCGGATTTATTGCAGCATGCACGCCTACCCAAATGGCTGATATGGGTGTGTTGGCTTGTGGTCGCAGGAGTGGGAGGGAAGCTTCTTTTGGACCACTATCATCTCATTACATGTGAAATGCCTTTGGAATATCGGGAAGCCCATATTCCATGCACCACACACATGCTGCTGGAAGGGAAAAACCCATTTGACCTGGCATTGCAACCCAACTTCACCAATGTGTACGGGATTACGTTTAGTTATATATGTTATCCGGTGGCTTATGTGTTAGGTGAAACATACGCCGTATACCGATTGGTGGCAGCGGTGTTTATCTGGCTGTGTTGTTTTGTGATGGTCCGCATATTCAGAAATGAAGGGGTTCTATGGCTGTTCTCCGTCATGGGAGGAGTTATTATGTACGCTTCCCTGTTATACTTTGTAACACCCATGGTGCGACCGGATTCCTTTGGTCTATTCCTGTATTTGTTGGCTATATATATTCCCTACAGAAAGAGGTGGTCGGTTCTCTCAATGTGTGTCAGTGCTATTTTGGTTGTGGTGGCTTTTCTGGCAAAGACCTATTTCCTGCTTGGAGCTCCCTTTATAGGTTCGTATATATTTTTGTTTCATTCAAAAAGGAAAGGCCTGATCTATACGGGAATATTTCTTTCGATATTGATACCTGCTGTATTATGGGTGAATTATCAGTACGAAACATTTTTTAGCAATGTGTTTTTTGTGTATACAAATTATAAGATAGATGATGTAGCATATCTCTGGTTGCAATGTGGCGAGTATCTTAAACACAGCGGAGGACTTGTGGCAATCTCCCTTGTAGCAGGCTACCTATCCATTCGCAACACCCGATTAAAGGATATAACTCAACAAATAGATGTGGCACATGGATCAAAACCATTGCTGATGTTTCAAATGGGATTGCCACATTACATCGCCTTGTGGGTGGTGGCCTTGTTCTTGTATCGGATGGGGCAACATAAGGGGGCTTGGTTAACATATCTCCTCCAATTGCTCACACCTGTATTGCTTTGGCTTGCATTGAAGGAGTTTAGGCGTTTGCCTTTTGCATGGGCCACGTGGGGTTTGTTGCTTGCTCTGGGAGTAAACATATATACCGCTTCTTTTCCTTACCTCCGCAATGCACGCGATGTGGAGGCAGGATTACCGGAATGGCACATGTTGCAATCACTGGTAGCTTCGGAAAATCTGGTATTAAATACACCATTAATCGCATTTGAACGACTGAAAGCCGGCAAAAAGGTATACGATACAGGTAATTCGGAATACTTTGAACATGGAGGTGAACGACAAGGGTTATGGTCTCTGATTTCAGATCCCAAACCCGAAATCAGAGAAAGGTGGAATCAATTTCTTTCCGGCGTTCAGGATTCTGTTACCCATAGGGTGTTTGACCTGGTTGCACTGGACAGGGGACCACGTTTTTTAATGGATGAAAATCGCCTTCAACAAAGCTATTCACTGTTGGTCACGATTCCGATTGTAATGCCCCATGCAACCATGCATACGGCTGCACAACGATTTGACGTGGGTATTTGGGAACCCAAGGGAAAAGAAAGGAGTATTCAGGATAAGTATTTGATTTATAAACAACTGTACGAATCAGACCCAAATAATTTCTTTGTAAATTACTACCTGGGTTTTCAATGTCTGGAGATTTTACACGACTACAAAAACGCTGTGTTTTTTATGGAAAATGCCGTTCTGATTAATCCTGATGTGCCTATTTTGCACAGTGCCTTGGGGGCGATCTACTTTAATCAATTTAAAAATTACAGTCAGGCGTTACCTCACTTTCAACGCGCTTACCAATTATTGCCTAATGACCCGTCAGCCAAGGCAAATCTGGGATATACCTATCGCATGCTTGGCAATGAAGATATGGCAAGACAATTCCTGGGCGATCATTGATTGCTAATTTATGCCCATGGAAGTCCAAATTTAATTTGGAACCCACTTGCTTGGTATACACGTATCAGCTATATTTGAAATAGGTTGTTGTTTTTCAGTGTATTTAAAGGGTGTTAAGCGCATTGCGCTTATTTTGATGTGTAATCTTTGGACTACTCTGGTGCGTGTCCCCCAGAATACCCAGGGTGTTCAGTTAGTTAGTCAATGTCTGTAACTTTCATATCGCCAAAATTCGGTGGCACTTTGTGTGCCCTAATGCTTACTGTGTGCTTGCAAAGTCAGTCACGTGCCCAGTTGGTGGTGAACAATAATCTTACCCCACTTCAGCTGGCCAATCAGATTGTGGGTGTGGGTTTTGATGTGATGAATGTAGTGCTGAACTGCCCCAATGGTGCAGTCGGATATTTCGACGCAACAGCCACACCGATGGCCATTCCCAATGGTATCCTGTTCACGACAGGTTCTACCCAAACAGCGGTGGGGCCGAACAATTCCGTTAGTGCCGGGGTCAACAACGGCACGGCAGGTGATAACCAGCTGGATGTTTTGGCCAATACACCCACTTACGATGCCTGCGTACTGGAATTTGACCTCATTCCTTATTGCGATACCCTCCGAATCAACTATGCCTTTGCTTCAGAAGAA encodes the following:
- a CDS encoding aminotransferase class I/II-fold pyridoxal phosphate-dependent enzyme yields the protein MSKLDSFFETVQDIVSYGESKGILKLYTENDSLNDNMLILNGRRVADFGSCSYLGLQFDSRIKKASIQAVEQYGTQFSASRVYVSSRHYLELESKLETVFGYPTLVGQTTTLCHIAAIPVLFSDSDAVILDHQVHNSVQNAVNLLKFRKVHVEMIRHNRMDLLEDMVKGLRSKFKRIWYMADGIYSMYGDESPVDAIYALMDKYPELHYYVDDAHGMSCFGEHGRGSVLNQRPLHPKCILVTSFAKAFPTGGAALVFPDRSMLQKVRNSGGPFLSSGPLQPAQLGAAIACADIHLSDEIYQLQKELQEKISFTNKMLTKYQMPSVSENRSPIFFVGVGLPKMGNAMIRRLLDEGYYTNLGVFPTVPMKNTGVRFTITRLNTEEQIEGMISAMAKHYPLALEETGFEMQKVYRAFRMEPPRDSVIEKKQTAGGMEKDGLQVQKFTSIRDIDRTEWDQYLGGRGSFDWKGLQLLENSFSNNEGRGQTWDFDYLIIKDETGKVVLATFFTTTLAKDDMLASSSVSEDVEKKRKTDHDFLVSKLTTMGSLLTEGNHMYLDEKHPQKKVVMELFFRELAHIQEARKASLVHVRDMVSTTELDHLFADHGFFKMQMPSNFILDQLEWKGEADFVDRLSKKGRYNLRHDVIKKSKHFTVRIPVVISGDQIRNWYHLYKQVKNRSLEINTFDLPFRLFENFAIHQEWDKLELCLEGSDKASAVVFSHKGRRVYSPVVIGMDYAVDPNLYLYRQMLYQVIKRAGELGMQQVRFGFTADIEKRKLGAQAWQPVAYVNAIDNYNLEALGSLALPQKNH
- a CDS encoding response regulator transcription factor, which encodes MVTYSETSYSTDSLIESEMDASKPCRVLLVDDHDIMRQGLRMLLEKASHVTISGEARNGAEAVELALQLPHDLVVMDFQMPEMDGVQACQKIMEANSADRVLIISAHKEEMLVRRILASGAKGFISKDSDLHEFLAAIQCIMSGKIYLSQNFAQLEGPIKADLNRRVSRRKKISVDLSEREVQIVQLISDGLTSQEIGEHFGLSPRTVEAHRRNVMKKLGLNSTAEIVKFCMKLGYVH
- a CDS encoding histidine kinase — encoded protein: MENPAYTHSAAQLPVGLGKLFEHNVFHLQVGTNGEVVHLNSFARDLLGQHEPGQDLSWDDLMIEGNPTVAWGMLAKAIQRGELTSRIVAFRHRLGKLVYMFLNFEKAGDVVHVLGWDVTAQVQLTEVCKRQQEELSWLTKAGDMYFLQLSSIGKILYVNRTPAGLKMEEVLGRSLLDFFSPRLHQHIAGVLSEVQLKGKPGYFEGKAVGDNNQLYWYGIHLYPLEKDIEGNDRILAVARNINADRDAERKLATEERKSRELQAQLLSSQINPHFIFNAMNAIQAFILEQSVETALDYVSDFSKLIRSVLQNSNHPMISLGDEVEFLVDYLELEKRRFKSRFDYQVMLESGLDVNLEIIPPMLIQPFVENAVVHGVGRLKKRSDGLITIRFRQEKGFLVCQVQDNGSGWDASGTQIPSGRGKFHESLGHRITSTRIQLLNRGRKRKYGLHISEVKGVDGKSRGTLVELRFPV
- a CDS encoding response regulator transcription factor, translating into MIKAIIVDDEELNREFLSNLIHTYCPEIKVAGMASSVNDAILAISQMTPDIVFLDVEILDDSGFSVLEAFPEPDFETIFITAHADYAIKAIRMNASDYLLKPIKVAELKAAIARASKRIGRKTSGLTRDRQFEIMNNPRQGHILPAGKIAISTKDGITFANLDEILYCQADRSYCEFIFTSGKKMMASKPMKEYEDVLEGAGFFRAHKSYMVNLNHVSRYIKKEGGYIEMDNGDQIEVATRKKKSLWDLLEKSQ
- a CDS encoding PKD domain-containing protein gives rise to the protein MNRSIANRFWKATSTTLLLVLGMTHSSFANLSEVIRFHVDQENYSDETVIRFLPDATTTFDNAYDALKLFSSNKEVPFLFSHTSDSVPLSINALPLFAGTFEGYFTLQVQKAGVLDLSWEILGAFEPGTQITIEDVSTHSIVDINNASSYHMEKDAGFNRFKLIINQPSTPPTIVLTPIPGDCDHDGSLEVNTNLAPVTIEINQNGFPFLSKIIENTGTATISNIPLGSYEITATMNGDEIKSETLTFEGPARPISEFSWSIDGNGQPKVGTLVHFEDLSFQAVSVQWDFSDGSTSTDNNPYHAFNDPGTYAVTLTASNGFCSQVTSQELTIWPGNGASSGKEKHHPHIKFNNRNRTVFVSNLTPDVPAELFLCSMTGSIIKTVHIMNDGTITLDAIPGGLYILQVRQEQQSSSMLITMSNR
- a CDS encoding glycosyltransferase family 2 protein gives rise to the protein MDMPAISFVVPLYNEAEIFPQLVERLKGAVDETVSVEFLLVDDGSSDGTADHIRTVCLSDPAFHGVFLSRNYGHQIAISAGIHEARGTEALFILDGDLQDPPELFGAFYAKLKEGYDVVYAVREKRKEGWMKRMFYSAFYRIMRNLSYVRMPLDSGDFSLITRRVADVLKQMPEESRFVRGMRSWVGFRQTGLPYERDYRQGGQPKYGWMQLFRLAYNGIFNFSTLPIRFITRLGVLSILISLIYVAVTIYRKLVFHDVPSGFTALLMAVALFGGVQLVSLGIIGEYVLRIFFQVKGRPLFLVKERIVEQKSENPATH
- a CDS encoding class I SAM-dependent methyltransferase, encoding MKTLPRIEYISRAVDVAMDNAWFEVNQTGHFWMKWRFRVFWNHFGKRLKSTDTLLEIGCGNARFRQQVEARGLTVDGCDLNEQGLKMAEDGRGKLFLYDIHDLDKRLTGKYDVVMLMDVLEHIEDDVSFLRSAAAHVKHNGYLVINVPANPKLFSAYDRAQGHYRRYKKHDLDALISGAGLRSVEVFYWGLILVPVLWVRKWLLGKGGHADTRRGFESPSRMMNAAFSFFMRIETSLLPRTFTGTSVMAVVQNSAPE